The following are from one region of the Paraglaciecola sp. L1A13 genome:
- a CDS encoding serine protease: protein MKRNILVLFVICMLSSVSTHTLSSGVFEDARSLRHNVVAIRAKWENNKTNNGFGWVVGVHDNKVYIVTANHVVRGKKRGAIDRSPTVTLYLEKKEIIGTVTLLPQSDSTMDLAILEMPLPDNLLLKFAVADFGEPTQSTRVSYIGAANQWDVPSSPQGIITNSSETQLFVEGLNVDVGTSGAPLVGENGILGMFISNAATSSAKLSASTATVLKISAIKNKVEEWHYPWSLVSSVPISYVSGDWHYLYPGDKPIKASAFAYDDAPHHYAFKAYLESGDQVASGAGVMDGGKFRIVYESVLIPSTIKADLLVKVSQASSNQNEALLMEGVVSFIDEFGEPTTEFMRLVKLNSNGRYYAQANAYMKNNANPELERVSEGEAIVKKLLRDQNEGKQMSQSPQIPKQHSNDYTNTPNIPANPQIAAMMIQQIQTMLRLSNMTNVSLSIKDNCIVAEGQVDESSSIEKIGGLLRVIGTQGGMQACNNVTLAIP, encoded by the coding sequence ATGAAAAGAAACATATTGGTTCTCTTCGTCATTTGTATGTTATCCAGTGTCTCTACGCATACTCTAAGTAGCGGAGTATTCGAAGACGCGAGGTCGTTACGTCATAACGTTGTTGCCATTAGGGCTAAATGGGAAAACAATAAAACTAATAACGGATTTGGTTGGGTAGTGGGTGTTCACGACAATAAAGTTTATATTGTGACTGCTAATCATGTAGTGCGAGGTAAGAAGAGGGGGGCTATTGACAGATCACCAACAGTCACACTTTATTTAGAGAAAAAAGAAATTATAGGGACAGTTACTTTACTCCCTCAGAGCGATAGTACGATGGACTTAGCTATTCTCGAGATGCCTCTACCTGATAATCTACTTCTAAAATTCGCAGTCGCTGATTTTGGCGAACCAACACAGTCAACTCGTGTTAGCTATATTGGCGCGGCTAATCAATGGGATGTGCCAAGCTCACCACAAGGTATTATTACAAACTCAAGTGAAACCCAACTATTTGTAGAAGGCTTGAATGTTGATGTCGGAACTTCAGGAGCTCCCTTAGTCGGAGAAAATGGTATTTTGGGAATGTTTATATCGAATGCGGCTACGAGTAGTGCAAAGCTGTCAGCGAGTACCGCAACAGTTTTAAAAATTAGTGCCATTAAAAATAAAGTCGAGGAATGGCACTATCCATGGTCATTGGTTTCTTCAGTACCAATATCATACGTTTCGGGAGATTGGCATTATTTATACCCAGGCGACAAACCAATTAAAGCAAGCGCGTTTGCGTATGATGATGCGCCACATCACTATGCCTTTAAAGCATATCTTGAGTCAGGCGATCAAGTTGCTTCAGGCGCTGGGGTAATGGATGGAGGTAAGTTTCGTATTGTGTATGAATCAGTTTTAATTCCATCAACCATTAAAGCTGATTTACTTGTAAAAGTATCGCAAGCCTCGAGTAATCAAAATGAAGCGCTGTTGATGGAAGGAGTCGTTAGCTTTATAGATGAATTTGGCGAGCCTACTACAGAGTTTATGCGTTTGGTGAAACTCAATAGCAATGGTCGTTATTATGCTCAAGCGAACGCCTATATGAAAAATAACGCTAACCCAGAATTAGAACGAGTTAGCGAAGGCGAAGCCATTGTTAAAAAGCTATTGCGTGATCAAAATGAAGGCAAGCAAATGTCACAATCTCCGCAAATACCTAAACAGCATTCTAACGATTATACTAACACGCCAAATATCCCTGCTAATCCTCAAATTGCCGCTATGATGATACAGCAAATTCAAACTATGCTTAGGTTGTCAAATATGACCAATGTCTCACTTTCAATTAAAGATAATTGCATTGTTGCTGAAGGACAAGTAGATGAGTCAAGCTCAATTGAGAAAATAGGCGGTTTACTGCGAGTTATTGGCACCCAAGGCGGCATGCAAGCTTGTAATAACGTTACTTTGGCTATTCCATAA
- a CDS encoding metalloprotease, which translates to MHLLEVECLGKTLKLEGSMAGWQQLFWGDDCVSQINASADNDNFSHQFSLKSEQGEIQVELSGVLQWQPFDLQYQLFVNEQLLHENTLTEKDIEQRQVIQGEKQPMKFSFIGLAGLGLKLLKSAKVIKVLFAAGSLAAYSWLFSIEFAIALILCLVFHEYGHIKAMKYFGLKTKGIYLIPFVGGLALSDDKINTRWQDIVISIMGPFFGLILSIACLVGYWLTDIEILAGLAVFNALLNLFNMLPVLPLDGGHVLKSIAFSINSRVGIIACALGAILGVYVSYHFGLALLGFLLAIGSVEIFFEYKRRHLSELLPLNRYAQIVSILWYVTTLGGLSAIIWLVGQTDNGALSLPLKILSS; encoded by the coding sequence GTGCATTTATTAGAAGTAGAGTGTTTAGGTAAAACACTTAAGTTAGAAGGTTCAATGGCTGGGTGGCAACAGCTTTTTTGGGGAGATGACTGCGTTTCGCAAATTAATGCTAGCGCTGACAATGATAACTTTTCACATCAATTTTCTCTAAAAAGTGAGCAAGGCGAAATTCAAGTAGAGCTCAGTGGTGTTCTGCAATGGCAACCTTTTGATCTGCAGTATCAGCTTTTCGTTAATGAGCAGCTGTTGCATGAAAATACGCTCACTGAAAAAGACATTGAGCAAAGGCAAGTTATCCAAGGTGAAAAACAACCGATGAAATTTAGTTTCATTGGTTTGGCGGGTTTAGGTTTAAAACTGTTAAAAAGCGCCAAGGTAATTAAAGTGTTGTTTGCTGCGGGCAGTTTAGCCGCTTATAGCTGGTTATTTTCTATTGAGTTTGCCATTGCTTTGATCTTGTGTCTGGTATTTCATGAATACGGTCATATCAAGGCGATGAAGTACTTTGGTTTGAAAACCAAAGGTATTTACCTTATTCCTTTTGTGGGAGGTTTAGCGCTCAGCGACGACAAAATTAATACCCGCTGGCAAGATATTGTTATTTCAATTATGGGGCCATTTTTTGGCTTGATATTGTCTATTGCTTGTTTAGTGGGGTATTGGCTTACCGATATAGAAATACTCGCAGGTTTAGCGGTATTTAATGCGTTGCTCAATTTATTTAATATGTTACCTGTATTGCCTTTAGACGGAGGGCATGTACTTAAAAGTATCGCATTTTCAATTAACTCTCGAGTAGGAATAATCGCCTGCGCACTGGGAGCCATTTTAGGTGTTTACGTTAGTTATCACTTCGGTTTGGCCTTGTTAGGTTTTTTACTTGCTATAGGTAGTGTGGAAATATTCTTTGAATATAAACGCCGACACTTAAGTGAGCTATTGCCCCTTAACCGTTATGCTCAAATTGTTTCCATTTTGTGGTATGTCACCACTTTGGGTGGCCTAAGTGCCATTATTTGGCTTGTGGGTCAAACAGATAACGGGGCGTTGTCATTACCTCTTAAAATATTGAGTAGTTAA